Proteins encoded within one genomic window of Thioploca ingrica:
- a CDS encoding Mov34/MPN/PAD-1 family protein, which yields MITLKLPHSLINQLFYHAQTSPTEEICGLIGKNKANQFFCYAIPNIAIQPTCRFEMSPQQQIAALRTMREQHQNLFAIYHSHPNSEALPSWLDIKMAYYPEAFYLIISLYSKGILQLRGFQLQSAIFKEINLVIEVLQPLTLVI from the coding sequence ATGATAACTCTTAAACTACCCCATTCTCTCATTAACCAACTGTTTTATCATGCTCAAACTTCACCGACGGAAGAAATCTGTGGTCTCATTGGAAAAAATAAAGCCAATCAGTTTTTCTGTTATGCCATTCCTAATATTGCAATCCAACCCACCTGTCGATTTGAAATGTCACCGCAACAACAAATTGCTGCTTTACGAACCATGCGGGAGCAACATCAAAATTTATTTGCTATTTACCACTCACATCCCAATTCTGAAGCTCTGCCATCTTGGCTGGATATTAAAATGGCTTATTATCCGGAAGCATTTTATTTGATTATTTCACTTTATAGTAAAGGAATCCTACAATTACGCGGTTTTCAGTTACAATCGGCTATTTTCAAAGAAATTAATTTAGTCATTGAGGTGTTACAACCTTTAACTCTTGTTATTTAA
- a CDS encoding prepilin-type N-terminal cleavage/methylation domain-containing protein: protein MKTQNAFSLIEVLATLVVAGILASVALPNMRNFIMNNRITAKTNELVKAINFARIESISHPNVHFLIVPYQGTDWTTGCKIGRDTDSNQVLTEPEVIKVFKFKGKDGIALNSNLNTSQVEYASRGRVRMPTDGTFVQFTICNSQDPQLYPNGQFVQIAPTGRVSSCRNNCATNPFQCLPTD, encoded by the coding sequence ATGAAAACCCAAAATGCCTTTTCCCTGATTGAAGTTCTTGCTACTTTGGTGGTAGCCGGTATATTAGCGAGTGTTGCCTTACCTAATATGCGCAATTTCATTATGAATAACCGAATCACGGCTAAAACGAATGAATTAGTTAAAGCGATTAATTTTGCACGAATAGAATCGATTTCCCATCCTAATGTACATTTTTTGATTGTACCTTACCAAGGAACAGATTGGACAACCGGATGTAAAATAGGCAGAGACACAGATTCTAATCAGGTATTAACCGAACCAGAGGTAATTAAAGTTTTTAAATTTAAAGGAAAAGACGGGATTGCCCTCAACAGTAACTTAAATACAAGTCAGGTTGAATATGCCAGTCGGGGGCGGGTAAGAATGCCAACCGATGGTACCTTCGTCCAGTTTACCATTTGTAATAGTCAAGATCCTCAACTGTATCCCAACGGTCAATTCGTTCAGATAGCCCCCACCGGTCGAGTTTCATCCTGTAGAAATAATTGTGCCACAAACCCATTTCAATGTTTACCAACAGATTAA
- a CDS encoding type IV pilus modification protein PilV has protein sequence MTNQTKKLSSGFTLLEILIALLIISIGLLGVASLQIRGQQFNQVSYFRTQATLLAYDLMDRIRTNYYLMGKTRVNLAYQVPTPVNVGPSGVIEQPVSTCDNQPCSPQTLMNYDLDNWFYSLRDTLPEGQAQIVPDPLTSDGISNHYRIIISWKDIVDDNKDDPESYTLELQL, from the coding sequence ATGACGAATCAAACCAAAAAACTCTCTTCCGGGTTTACTTTACTAGAAATACTCATCGCTTTGCTGATTATCTCTATTGGTTTGTTAGGTGTCGCTAGCTTACAAATTAGAGGACAGCAATTTAATCAGGTGTCTTATTTTCGCACTCAAGCGACTCTTCTCGCTTACGATTTAATGGATAGAATTCGTACCAATTATTATCTAATGGGAAAAACCAGGGTTAATTTAGCTTATCAGGTACCTACCCCGGTTAATGTTGGTCCGAGTGGAGTAATTGAACAACCGGTTTCAACTTGTGATAACCAGCCGTGTTCACCACAAACATTGATGAATTATGATTTAGATAATTGGTTCTATTCTTTAAGAGATACTTTGCCTGAAGGACAAGCGCAAATTGTTCCAGATCCTCTCACTAGTGATGGTATATCTAACCACTACAGGATTATCATTTCTTGGAAAGATATAGTGGATGATAATAAAGACGATCCGGAATCATATACCTTGGAACTACAATTATGA
- a CDS encoding type IV pilus assembly protein PilW, which produces MTAKSSPGFSLVELMVALVISSILLGGIMTLMSSSKKTYTLQSEFSSLQDNARFLIDELTYKIRMAGYSGCSQDPNQKTNPFAFSQNITSGSPPSDQLVIVSLGEILPLAPAQTTFLGSTTINLRQGFILPPSLSVGSTIQIVDCTIKPTPYTVEGINNNVLALDQKLANFKSRVEVFNGFQEIIYRVQADSSGLVGLYKCQDNNPNGVCDDQKQFTTPFVDGVQSMQVRYGIETSTGQIQFNPNPTTNQGENVVAVRISLLMRTPKKRGIPSTTNKIFHLDPEVTYNPYEHLSNEEGFRHRLFTTTITVRNSTI; this is translated from the coding sequence ATGACAGCAAAATCTTCCCCCGGCTTTAGTTTAGTCGAACTTATGGTCGCCTTAGTTATTAGTTCTATTTTATTAGGCGGTATTATGACCCTTATGTCAAGTAGTAAGAAAACTTATACCTTACAGAGTGAATTCTCCAGTCTACAAGACAACGCTCGGTTTTTGATAGATGAATTGACTTATAAAATCCGCATGGCTGGATATAGCGGTTGTTCACAAGATCCTAATCAGAAAACTAATCCTTTTGCTTTTAGTCAAAATATTACATCGGGTAGTCCTCCTAGTGATCAATTAGTTATAGTGTCATTAGGTGAAATATTGCCGTTGGCACCAGCGCAAACAACATTTCTGGGTTCTACAACTATCAACCTAAGGCAGGGATTTATTTTACCTCCTTCCCTTTCAGTCGGTTCAACAATCCAGATAGTCGATTGTACTATTAAACCAACACCCTATACGGTAGAAGGTATCAACAATAATGTTTTAGCTTTAGATCAAAAGTTAGCTAATTTCAAGAGTAGAGTAGAAGTTTTTAATGGTTTTCAGGAAATCATTTATCGGGTGCAGGCGGATAGTTCCGGTTTAGTCGGACTCTATAAATGCCAAGATAATAATCCTAACGGAGTGTGTGATGATCAGAAACAATTTACGACACCTTTTGTAGATGGTGTGCAAAGTATGCAAGTGCGTTATGGTATTGAAACAAGCACTGGTCAAATCCAATTTAACCCTAACCCAACGACGAATCAGGGTGAGAACGTTGTCGCGGTACGGATTAGCTTATTAATGCGCACGCCGAAAAAACGGGGGATACCCAGCACGACGAATAAAATTTTTCATCTTGATCCCGAGGTAACCTACAATCCATACGAACATTTGAGCAATGAAGAAGGTTTTCGTCATCGTCTATTTACGACGACAATTACAGTCAGAAATTCGACTATTTAA
- a CDS encoding type IV pilin biogenesis protein produces MKRIYVLFTSLFFSLLVGFPTLGVAEDTDIYLHSAEAITQETRPNILFMLDNSGSMNEPIRDKDGNPVQPVQTRMEMLKQALDLMLDKVHNVNVGIARFAVTPPTTSNKAGLPVNAPIMFPTSFVDDPASVISGEVDDSIIDVSVPVANSSDDAEQNLGTGETKLTNPQLQMTQAVVAEPSSGIKSEVKISAQNNTAMEKSGTNELVTNKDNLILGTDPSNQLDILVGLRFEGLAIPKGATIAYADIKFASDNDYKGKDLELTIAIADNDGVKSSTGITGDASAYPFGTSSFQNSGSTNGYLSGETYPVDKKNFPLRKDSAGNPIVAAWKPPADLVKGQVITTPNISSLIQGIVIREGWKDNNGLALLLKRNPNSPTNNIGVYAFSTPPILRVYWSFQETSITNVASGQAKESGGSFLADREIRLGNEKQTLGPTLVGVRFTGVAVPPGAKISKAAITFTRQSEISSNEGGNNNPLNLKIYAEDIGNALAFGATVTTSQKPVSPRFQTKTDPIEWNTVEPVAAGKVLKTPDLSKILQKIIDRSDWKNNNSAVFLFEKNGNVNGFRRVVAKLDQLQNGNFLAGATIVPDEKTLPRLEVTFTAGTEQGAETDPKNLKQIVGVRFTSLEIPQGAEVTNAQLTFTSGSSTSEPAKLLIQAEDTDDAQPFTEEKNNISSRKTTTEKVTWNMEAGWTDGLTYTTPKELNLKQLVQAVVNRQGWCGGRNGMAFIISANNEESPLRIARSFDDNSDKAPVLKVEFDAKKIKGTGCVDQTYSGQVSADTDDAEEKLDTSERGLVILNSNVLELAQGGTQTSPESRLVGFRFQSIPISQKAEIVEAHLILNSRATFKTTPTTLSIKGELSTNAETFSSAESNLSGRKKTSSKIDWVLDPWVQNENYTSIDIAKIVQEIVNQAGWKTYNDLALFIDGSGRRDVTSFKANPALAPILKIRVKGRLGEGGQGDFLTVRRRLQRIAKKMEVPKGSLTAIVDALYESTQYFMGKEVDFGKSRHGSFEYLVSHPGTYEKGDLKTPEGCNVNVAPLNEQCADEEIQGDAIYKSPIESPCQNNHIVLLTDGLATKDTAAAKIKSLIKKDKCEIDFEDPEGASNPRVKISPDEECGVDLAEYVSTHDVLTQEEIPKGGTGNKLTVHTIGFQLGTGWEDSYYIEKTGEKLKVIKMADGEYHYTTKGNPKIADDDKANIKKGPIENKKDTDENKLAMKFLKQMAKTSGGYFYEAVNAVDLVKAFEAIIEQAMTKSTSFAAPGISVSQFNNLLHDNEVYYALFEPSHNQLWRGNVKKFLIGEDDKLMAQNGPALSGNSFDDNAQSFWSTEVDGPEITKGGAGEQLLILGSRNRKIYTYLEDTEPGSDHAVDLTQYQIRLADDEGFDKDFDAALKSALAIENKDDSEKAEKVIKWIVGEEVNTQGESTSSESTDSGGENTGGEGEKTKDRWMFADPLHASPKAVTYGGTKDHPITKLFAATNDGLLHMLDAGTGKEDWAFLPRELLSRQPEMMENQPGERLYGLDSTPTFWYKDDDNNKNIDIGSKDFLKIYVGMRRGGRNLYALDVTDPSKPILMWTITGGKDEFEKLGQTWSAPLPVEVDPSFCESKESPCVVLLFGGGYDPSQDKGFDPGNVEMGNAIFMVDAKTGKRLWWVSNEGADLNLDKMKYPIPSDLFLVDANGDGWKDRIYVGDTGGQVWRIDLINKNDSKGGLRANISDPADQENHRRFFYAPMWVKIGKFELLAAVTGTRPDPLGTDVHDQFYVFNDLPWDKDQRDKDQLKTWTQDNMVEIINNVGDESDKKTFFVDENVNQQGGWYFNLDLSGGKNERAWNGEKGLTTPIVIKETVYFATYVPPQTTSDLCTAFDEGQSWLYAFNLLSGGATDKLANQSEEGKGEGKGGTEQNPLAIPGPTGAPTLSTLVRKTGIFLMMRNKNPLRQEQLQPNRIFWMQQE; encoded by the coding sequence ATGAAGCGTATTTATGTGTTATTTACTTCTTTGTTTTTCAGCTTACTAGTTGGGTTTCCTACACTAGGAGTGGCTGAAGATACCGATATTTATTTGCACTCAGCTGAGGCTATTACTCAAGAAACACGTCCTAACATTCTGTTTATGTTAGATAATTCTGGTAGTATGAATGAACCTATCAGAGATAAAGATGGAAATCCGGTTCAACCTGTACAAACTCGTATGGAAATGTTGAAACAAGCGCTCGATCTCATGCTAGATAAAGTTCATAACGTCAATGTTGGAATAGCACGATTTGCGGTAACACCACCAACGACATCGAATAAAGCAGGATTACCGGTCAATGCACCCATTATGTTTCCAACGAGTTTTGTCGATGACCCAGCCTCTGTTATTAGTGGCGAAGTGGATGATAGTATTATCGATGTTTCTGTACCGGTGGCGAATAGTTCAGATGATGCTGAACAGAATCTCGGTACTGGCGAAACAAAATTGACTAATCCCCAACTGCAAATGACCCAAGCGGTGGTTGCAGAACCTTCCTCTGGGATTAAATCAGAAGTCAAAATTAGTGCCCAAAACAACACGGCTATGGAAAAGTCGGGTACCAATGAATTGGTTACTAACAAAGATAACCTCATTTTGGGAACTGATCCAAGTAACCAATTAGATATCTTAGTGGGGTTACGCTTTGAAGGTTTAGCGATTCCTAAAGGCGCTACGATAGCGTATGCCGATATTAAGTTTGCCAGTGATAATGATTACAAGGGTAAGGATTTAGAACTGACGATTGCGATTGCTGATAATGATGGTGTCAAATCTAGCACCGGCATTACTGGCGATGCTTCCGCATACCCATTTGGAACTAGCAGTTTTCAAAATAGTGGGAGTACCAATGGTTATCTGAGCGGTGAAACTTATCCAGTAGATAAGAAAAATTTCCCTTTACGGAAAGATTCAGCAGGAAATCCGATAGTCGCTGCTTGGAAGCCACCAGCAGATCTTGTAAAAGGACAAGTTATTACCACCCCTAATATCAGTAGCCTTATCCAAGGCATTGTCATAAGAGAAGGTTGGAAGGATAACAATGGTCTCGCTTTACTTTTGAAAAGAAATCCTAATTCTCCTACTAATAATATCGGTGTGTATGCTTTTAGTACTCCCCCTATATTACGGGTATATTGGAGTTTCCAAGAAACTAGCATCACCAATGTCGCGAGTGGGCAGGCCAAAGAATCGGGTGGTAGCTTTTTAGCCGATAGAGAAATTAGATTAGGTAATGAAAAACAAACACTTGGGCCAACATTAGTGGGCGTCAGATTTACCGGAGTTGCTGTTCCCCCAGGTGCTAAAATTAGTAAGGCCGCTATCACTTTTACTCGACAAAGTGAAATTTCTTCAAATGAAGGAGGTAACAATAACCCATTAAATTTAAAGATATATGCCGAAGATATTGGCAATGCGCTAGCCTTTGGAGCAACTGTAACTACTAGCCAGAAACCAGTTTCTCCTCGTTTCCAAACAAAAACGGATCCAATCGAATGGAATACGGTAGAACCGGTAGCGGCCGGTAAAGTGTTGAAAACACCGGACTTGAGTAAAATCTTACAAAAAATTATTGATCGGTCCGATTGGAAAAATAACAACAGTGCCGTATTTTTATTTGAAAAAAATGGCAACGTGAATGGTTTTAGAAGAGTCGTTGCTAAATTGGATCAACTTCAAAATGGCAATTTCTTAGCGGGTGCTACCATTGTACCTGATGAGAAAACCCTTCCTCGACTAGAAGTCACGTTTACAGCCGGCACTGAGCAAGGTGCAGAAACTGATCCTAAAAACCTTAAGCAAATCGTTGGGGTACGTTTTACTAGTTTGGAAATTCCTCAAGGTGCTGAAGTAACCAATGCTCAACTGACCTTTACCAGCGGCAGCAGTACTTCAGAACCAGCTAAATTGCTTATCCAAGCAGAAGATACTGATGACGCTCAACCTTTTACGGAAGAAAAAAATAACATCTCCAGTCGTAAAACGACTACAGAAAAAGTCACCTGGAATATGGAAGCCGGTTGGACGGATGGTCTAACTTATACTACTCCAAAAGAATTAAACTTAAAACAACTGGTGCAAGCCGTTGTTAACCGCCAAGGCTGGTGTGGTGGTCGTAATGGGATGGCTTTTATCATTTCTGCTAACAATGAAGAAAGTCCACTTCGGATAGCGAGATCTTTTGATGATAACTCTGACAAAGCACCGGTTTTAAAAGTAGAATTTGATGCTAAAAAAATTAAGGGAACCGGTTGTGTTGATCAAACTTATTCCGGACAAGTTTCAGCAGATACCGATGATGCCGAGGAAAAACTAGATACATCAGAAAGAGGCTTAGTCATCCTCAATAGTAATGTCCTGGAATTAGCCCAAGGTGGTACACAAACGAGTCCGGAATCACGATTAGTCGGATTCCGTTTCCAAAGTATTCCGATCAGTCAGAAAGCTGAAATTGTAGAAGCTCATTTAATTCTTAATTCGCGCGCAACCTTTAAAACTACACCAACGACCCTAAGTATTAAAGGTGAATTATCAACTAATGCGGAAACATTTTCATCTGCTGAGAGTAATTTAAGTGGACGGAAGAAAACGAGCAGTAAAATAGATTGGGTGCTCGATCCATGGGTACAAAATGAAAATTATACCAGTATTGATATTGCTAAAATTGTTCAAGAAATTGTCAATCAAGCTGGTTGGAAAACTTATAATGATCTGGCTCTGTTCATAGATGGAAGCGGACGTCGAGACGTAACCTCTTTTAAAGCTAATCCAGCCCTAGCACCCATTTTAAAAATTCGAGTTAAGGGACGCCTTGGCGAAGGTGGTCAAGGTGACTTCTTAACGGTACGTCGCCGCTTACAACGAATTGCCAAGAAAATGGAGGTTCCAAAGGGTAGCTTAACGGCGATTGTCGATGCTTTATATGAATCTACGCAATATTTTATGGGTAAAGAAGTTGACTTTGGTAAAAGTCGCCATGGTTCGTTTGAATATCTCGTCAGTCATCCAGGTACTTATGAGAAGGGTGATCTTAAGACACCAGAAGGTTGTAATGTTAATGTTGCTCCCCTGAACGAACAGTGTGCTGATGAAGAGATTCAAGGCGATGCCATCTATAAATCACCGATTGAATCGCCTTGTCAAAATAACCACATTGTGTTACTCACGGATGGTCTTGCGACTAAGGATACGGCAGCGGCAAAGATAAAGAGTTTAATAAAAAAGGATAAGTGTGAGATTGATTTTGAAGATCCGGAAGGAGCTAGTAACCCGCGAGTAAAGATTTCTCCTGATGAAGAATGTGGTGTTGATCTGGCTGAATATGTTTCAACTCATGATGTGCTCACTCAGGAAGAAATTCCCAAAGGAGGAACTGGAAATAAGCTCACTGTCCATACGATTGGCTTTCAGTTAGGCACCGGCTGGGAGGATAGTTATTATATCGAAAAAACCGGTGAAAAGCTTAAAGTTATTAAAATGGCAGACGGTGAATATCATTATACGACGAAAGGTAACCCCAAAATTGCGGATGACGACAAGGCGAACATTAAAAAGGGCCCAATAGAAAATAAAAAGGACACTGACGAGAATAAATTGGCAATGAAGTTTCTTAAACAAATGGCGAAGACGAGTGGTGGCTATTTTTATGAAGCAGTTAATGCGGTGGACTTGGTTAAAGCTTTCGAAGCCATCATCGAGCAAGCTATGACTAAAAGTACTTCGTTTGCAGCACCTGGTATTTCAGTCAGTCAGTTCAATAATTTATTGCATGATAATGAAGTTTACTATGCTTTGTTTGAACCCAGTCATAATCAACTATGGAGGGGTAATGTCAAAAAATTCTTAATTGGAGAAGATGATAAGTTAATGGCTCAAAATGGTCCGGCACTCTCCGGAAATTCATTTGATGACAATGCACAAAGTTTTTGGAGTACCGAAGTGGATGGGCCAGAAATTACTAAAGGTGGCGCGGGTGAACAATTACTTATATTGGGAAGCCGAAATCGGAAAATTTATACTTATCTAGAAGACACAGAACCAGGAAGTGATCATGCGGTTGATTTGACTCAGTATCAAATTCGGCTTGCTGATGACGAAGGTTTTGATAAAGATTTTGATGCCGCGCTAAAGAGCGCTTTGGCTATAGAAAATAAGGATGATTCAGAAAAGGCTGAAAAAGTCATTAAATGGATTGTCGGTGAGGAGGTTAATACTCAAGGAGAAAGTACGAGTAGTGAAAGTACTGATAGTGGAGGAGAGAATACCGGTGGTGAAGGGGAAAAGACGAAAGATCGGTGGATGTTTGCTGATCCCCTTCATGCCAGTCCCAAAGCAGTTACCTATGGGGGAACTAAAGATCATCCCATAACTAAATTATTCGCAGCAACTAACGATGGATTATTACATATGTTAGATGCGGGAACGGGTAAAGAAGATTGGGCCTTTTTACCCAGAGAATTATTATCTCGACAACCAGAGATGATGGAAAATCAACCCGGTGAGCGGCTTTATGGTTTGGATAGTACGCCGACCTTCTGGTACAAGGATGATGATAATAATAAAAACATAGATATTGGCAGCAAGGACTTTTTAAAAATTTATGTGGGCATGCGCCGTGGTGGTAGAAATCTGTATGCTCTTGATGTCACCGATCCAAGCAAGCCTATATTGATGTGGACCATTACGGGTGGAAAAGACGAGTTTGAGAAATTAGGGCAAACTTGGTCAGCACCACTGCCAGTAGAAGTGGATCCATCTTTTTGTGAAAGCAAAGAATCTCCTTGTGTGGTCTTGTTATTTGGTGGCGGTTATGATCCGAGTCAAGATAAAGGTTTTGATCCCGGTAATGTCGAAATGGGCAATGCTATCTTTATGGTGGATGCCAAAACTGGTAAACGGTTGTGGTGGGTTAGCAATGAAGGCGCGGATTTAAATCTTGATAAAATGAAGTACCCTATTCCTTCAGATCTGTTTCTGGTAGATGCGAATGGAGATGGTTGGAAGGATCGGATTTATGTTGGTGATACCGGCGGACAAGTGTGGCGAATTGACTTGATTAATAAAAATGATAGTAAAGGTGGACTTCGAGCCAATATATCTGATCCAGCAGATCAAGAAAATCATCGCCGCTTCTTTTATGCACCTATGTGGGTCAAAATTGGTAAATTTGAACTGTTGGCAGCGGTTACGGGTACCCGTCCCGATCCATTAGGAACGGATGTACATGATCAATTCTATGTGTTTAATGATTTACCCTGGGATAAAGATCAGCGGGATAAAGATCAGCTAAAAACGTGGACTCAAGACAACATGGTTGAAATCATTAACAATGTTGGGGATGAAAGTGATAAGAAAACTTTCTTCGTGGATGAAAATGTTAACCAACAAGGTGGGTGGTATTTTAACTTGGATTTATCTGGTGGCAAGAATGAAAGAGCCTGGAACGGTGAAAAAGGCTTAACCACACCGATAGTCATAAAGGAAACGGTATACTTCGCTACCTATGTACCTCCACAAACAACAAGCGATCTTTGCACAGCTTTTGATGAAGGACAAAGTTGGTTGTACGCCTTTAATCTTCTCTCTGGAGGTGCAACAGATAAACTTGCAAATCAGTCAGAGGAAGGCAAAGGTGAAGGCAAAGGTGGAACAGAGCAAAATCCGCTTGCTATTCCTGGTCCAACAGGAGCGCCTACTCTAAGTACCTTAGTTCGGAAAACTGGTATTTTTTTGATGATGCGAAATAAAAATCCTTTGCGGCAGGAACAGTTACAACCCAATCGAATCTTCTGGATGCAACAGGAATAG
- a CDS encoding prepilin-type N-terminal cleavage/methylation domain-containing protein: MIVNLKKSSAGFSLLELMVVVMIIAILVAVAYPMYQNQVIRSRRADAKSALAQLAQLQETYYIDHQSHYATTFTNPNLTGLTDPNRKGLNELKLENDRILSEGGYYQITLSGPSDGSQFTLTAVPTEKEWGELHDSSCTPLTITSVGEKSPDECW; encoded by the coding sequence ATGATAGTAAACCTAAAAAAGTCCTCAGCCGGATTTTCATTGCTCGAACTCATGGTGGTAGTGATGATTATTGCCATTTTAGTGGCAGTAGCTTATCCCATGTACCAGAATCAGGTCATCAGAAGCCGTCGAGCAGATGCTAAATCGGCATTAGCTCAATTAGCTCAATTGCAAGAAACCTATTACATTGATCATCAAAGCCATTATGCTACTACTTTTACAAATCCGAACCTAACAGGTCTTACAGATCCGAACCGAAAAGGTCTTAATGAACTTAAACTAGAAAATGATAGGATATTGAGTGAAGGAGGTTATTACCAGATCACTCTTTCCGGTCCCAGTGATGGTAGTCAATTTACACTCACCGCCGTACCAACCGAAAAAGAATGGGGAGAACTTCATGATAGTAGTTGTACTCCATTGACTATCACTTCTGTTGGTGAAAAATCGCCGGATGAATGTTGGTAA
- a CDS encoding PBS lyase HEAT-like repeat protein, with translation MKSAFVVASSNGAEWFESGEEIFDEMTATVFVIAMREDFALELNAFKLELSTLLFENFYQLEKLTIENAKQAMVASVARLGFTYEAGLYAVVGNGEK, from the coding sequence ATGAAGAGCGCATTTGTCGTAGCGAGTAGCAATGGCGCGGAATGGTTTGAGTCTGGCGAAGAAATTTTCGATGAGATGACGGCTACGGTGTTTGTGATTGCCATGCGGGAAGATTTTGCTTTGGAATTAAATGCGTTTAAGCTCGAATTGTCGACTTTATTATTTGAAAATTTTTATCAGTTAGAGAAATTAACCATTGAAAATGCTAAACAAGCCATGGTGGCGTCGGTGGCACGCCTGGGTTTTACGTATGAAGCTGGTTTGTATGCCGTTGTGGGAAATGGAGAAAAATAA
- a CDS encoding PBS lyase HEAT-like repeat protein, whose product MAYPGGDLAKLLRVDEATLIKTLDKLEQARIRRRQIRQSTTEQGEQRVLWYELYHDIFSKI is encoded by the coding sequence ATGGCTTATCCGGGCGGGGATTTAGCCAAATTACTGCGGGTAGATGAAGCCACCTTAATCAAAACTTTAGATAAGTTGGAGCAAGCCCGAATCCGGCGGCGGCAAATCCGTCAGAGTACCACGGAGCAAGGAGAGCAAAGGGTTTTATGGTATGAGTTGTATCATGATATTTTTTCTAAAATATGA
- a CDS encoding PBS lyase HEAT-like repeat protein encodes MIFFLKYDWNEKYKNRQRLIRLALGASLVVSAGGAVLLGYDGWINYTSYHVRLSLKSGISDTIELYQGKVGTMDIFGQQAYLYKTDYTRADIEADKLYQLPID; translated from the coding sequence ATGATATTTTTTCTAAAATATGATTGGAATGAAAAATATAAAAATCGTCAACGTCTTATCCGCTTAGCGTTAGGGGCTAGTTTAGTGGTTAGTGCTGGTGGGGCGGTGCTGTTGGGCTATGATGGTTGGATTAATTACACGTCTTATCATGTGCGCTTGAGTTTAAAAAGTGGGATTTCCGATACGATTGAGTTGTATCAAGGCAAAGTCGGGACGATGGATATTTTTGGGCAACAAGCTTATTTATATAAAACCGACTACACTCGAGCGGATATCGAAGCCGATAAGTTATACCAACTACCAATCGATTGA
- a CDS encoding PBS lyase HEAT-like repeat protein, whose protein sequence is MVEKFRLANRFQAYWDNGEVDKTNCLANILKNDSNLLTATLTRLTHFRSVKSFAQRGNPQLQAAIQSTLSNIQAPPDIWVSLRQEPSLYLVATFALAQLGDKETVSDLVKLLKTSDSAIRNSAVQALGQL, encoded by the coding sequence TTGGTAGAAAAGTTTCGCTTAGCAAATCGGTTCCAAGCTTATTGGGACAATGGTGAAGTCGATAAAACCAATTGTTTGGCCAATATTTTGAAAAATGATAGCAATTTATTAACCGCTACCCTAACCCGCCTGACTCATTTTCGTTCAGTTAAAAGTTTTGCTCAACGGGGTAACCCGCAATTACAAGCCGCTATCCAATCCACTTTGTCCAATATTCAAGCGCCACCTGATATTTGGGTTTCTTTGCGTCAAGAACCATCACTTTATCTGGTTGCAACTTTCGCACTGGCTCAATTAGGAGATAAAGAAACAGTTAGCGACTTAGTCAAATTACTTAAAACTTCAGATTCAGCTATTCGCAACAGCGCCGTGCAGGCGTTAGGTCAATTATGA